One Acidobacteriota bacterium genomic window, TGAACGGCACCTCGTCGGCGAGCACGACCTCGGCCTGCTTGCCGAGCGCGTCGAGCACCTGCCAGCACGCGAGCACCGACCCGACGGCGTCGCCATCCGGACGCGCGTGCGACGTGAGCACGAACCGGTCCGTGCTCTCCACCCGCTCCATCACCGCGTGCAGGCTGCCGATCTGCTCTTCGTGGCCCATCCTCAGCCCCGTTTACGTTTCTCGCGCTCGCGTACTGCTCCGAGCTTTTTTTCGATGATGTCCGAGCGATCGAGGTGGAACATCAGGTCCGGCGCCTTGCGCGCTTGCAGCCGCAGCGCCAGCTCGTGCCGGATGTACCCTTTCGCCGCGCGCAGCGCCTCCAGCGTCTGCTCGGCTTCTTCGTCGGAACCCGCTACCGAGACGTACACGTGCGCCGTCTTCCCTTTTGGCATGAGCTCGACCACGTTCACCGTCACCAGGCCAATACGCGGATCGGCGAGCCCGCCTTCGAGCAGCGCGGTCACTTCCTCACGCACCGTATCCTCGAGCCGCTGGTGATGATGTTGCGCCCCACGATCGAACATTGAGCCTCCCGGCTTGGCCGCCCCTACACCGGCAAAAACCGTCACCACGAAAACCGATGAGGATATCACTTTTCGGAGAGCTCAGTGGGACGCCCACTCCGCACTGCCGCGACTGTTGTGCAGTCTTTTTGTCCGTCTGGA contains:
- the rbfA gene encoding 30S ribosome-binding factor RbfA encodes the protein MFDRGAQHHHQRLEDTVREEVTALLEGGLADPRIGLVTVNVVELMPKGKTAHVYVSVAGSDEEAEQTLEALRAAKGYIRHELALRLQARKAPDLMFHLDRSDIIEKKLGAVREREKRKRG